GGGACCGGGTCAGCAAGGTCGCGCCGTGGCTGACCGTGGACGGCGACCCGTACCCGGCGGTGATCGACGGCAAGATCCAGTGGATCGTCGACGGCTACACCACGATGAACAACTTCCCGTACGCCCAGCAGACCCAGCTGGGCGCGGCCACACAGGACTCGCTGTCCGGGGTGGCGAGGCAGCAGAACAGCTCGCTGAACTACATCCGGAACTCGGTCAAGGCCACCGTGGACGCGTTCAACGGCACGGTCACGCTGTACTCGCTGGACGACAACGAACCGGTGCTGAACGCGTGGAAGAACGTGTTCCCCGGCATCGTGAAGCCGAGTTCGGAGATCACCCCGAGCCTGCGTGAGCACTTCCGGTACCCGGAGGACATGTTCAAGGTGCAGCGCGAGCTGCTGACCAAGTACCACGTGGGCAGCCCGCAGGAGTTCTTCTCGACCCAGACGTTCTGGAGCGTGCCGCCGGACCCGACCAAGGACGGCGGGCTCGACCCGAGCGCGAACGGGCCGAAGCAACCGGCGTACTACGTGATGGCGCAGGCGCCGGGCGATACCGAGCCGAAGTTCCAGTTGACCAGTTCGCTGACCGCGTTGCAGAGGCAGTACCTGGCGGCGTGGGTGTCGGTGTCGTCCGAACCGGAGGACTACGGCCAAATCAGAGTCCTGCGGCTGCCCAGTGACGGCAGCAACCAGAACGACGGTCCGGTGCAGGTGCAGAACCGGTTCCAAAGCGACCCGGACTTCGCCGAGCAGAGAACGCTGCTGGGGAACCAGAGCGTCAACGTGATCCCCGGCAACCTGCTGACGCTGCCGCTCGCCGACGGGTTCATCTACGTCGAACCGATCTACATCCAGCAGCGGAACGCGAACAGCTTCCCGCAGCTGGCCCGTGTGCTCGTCTCGTACGGGTCGAAGGTCGGGTTCGCACCGACGCTGAACCAGGCGCTCGACGAGGTGTTCGGACCGGGTACCGGTGAGGCGGCGACGGGACCGGATCAGGGGCCGCCGCCGACGGCGACCCCGCCGCCGCCGACCGATCCGAACTCACCTCCGTCGTCGGCGAATCCGCCGCCGACGCAGGGGCAGAACGTGCCGTTGCCGCCGACCACCGGCAACCCGCAGATCGACCAGGCGGTCGCCGACATCGACGCGGCGCTGACCAGGCTGAAGGCGGCGCAGCAGTCCGGTGACTTCGTCGCGCAGGGCCAGGCGCTGTCCGACCTGGAGGCGGCGGCCAACCGGTACGAGCAGGCGAAGGCGGCCGCCCAGCCGCCCGCGGGAGGGTGACGTCGGCAACCTTTGGGGCACCCGCTTTGCACCGCCGGGAAACCACGGCGTAAGGTTGGTGTCACAACGCGGGGTGGAGCAGCTCGGTAGCTCGCTGGGCTCATAACCCAGAGGTCGCAGGTTCAAATCCTGTCCCCGCTACAGAGGGGAAAGAGGGTCGTGTCCACGGACACGGCCCTCTTTCGTATTTCCGGGAGGACAGCGGTGCGGGCCAGTCGCCTGGTGTCGATGTTGTTGCTGCTGCAGGCGCGCGGGCGCATGACGGCGCGGGAGCTGGCCGCGGAACTCGAGGTCTCGGTGCGCACCATCTACCGCGATGCCGAGTCGTTGCACGCGGCCGGGATCCCGCTGTACGGCGATGCCGGGCCGTCGGGCGGGTACCAGTTGCTCGACGGCTACCGCACGCGGTTGACCGGGCTCACCGCGGAAGAGGCCGAGACGTTGTTCCTCACCGGACTGCCGGGGCCCGCGGCGGAGCTGGGGCTGGCGCAGGTGGCCGGGGCGGCTCAGCTCAAGGTGCTCGCCTCGATGCCGGCCGAGTTGCGGGAGCGCGCCGGGCGCATCGCCTCGCGATTCCACCTCGACGCGCCCGGCTGGTACTCCGACGCCGAGGAGACGCCGCACCTGGCGGCCGCGGCCGATGCGGTGTGGACCAAGCGGGCGCTGCACGTCCGCTACCACCGCTGGCGCGAGCCGAGGGACGTCGAGCGCACGCTGCACCCGTACGGCCTCGTGCTCAAGGCCGGTCGCTGGTACCTGGTGGCGAGCAGCGGTGAGCGGACCGCGACGTACCGGGTGAACCAGATCCTGGAACTCAGCGAAGGCGAGCGGTTCGAGCGGCCGCCGGAGTTCGACCTCGCCGCGTACTGGGCGGCCTACCGCGCCGACTTCCAGGCCCGGCGGCAGCGCGGTGCCGCGGTGATCCGGCTTTCCCCGTCGGGGGCCGAGCAGTTCCCGGACGCGTACTCGGCCGACGTGGTCAAGGCGTTCGCCGAATCGGCCGGCGAGCCGGGGGAGGACGGCTGGGTGACCGGCACGATCCCGATCGAATCGATCGCCTACACCGCGGGTTACCTGCTCCGGCTCGGCCCCGAGGTCGAGGTGCTCGATCCGCCGGAGTTGCGTGACCGGATCACGCAACTCGTCGACGGTCTGTCGAAGCTCTACGAACGTTAGTCCGCTGTGGACATTCGGGGCGGGTGCGCGCGTGGTAGGCGACCGCGGCGACGCCGATGCCGGCGCCCCAGGCGAGGTAGCCGATCACCGCGAGCCAGAGGAAGAGCGCGTTCTCGGTCGGTTCGCCGGACACCGCGCGCAGGACGAGTTCGACCAGACCGAACGCGCCGAAATAGGAGACCAGGCCGAGCGCGAACAGCGCGGCCGGGATCAGCAGCACCAGGCGCGGCACGCTCTTCCCGGCGAGCGGCAGCACCCAGTGCGGCCAGATCTCGCCCCAGCGGTGCACCAGCGCCAGCGGCAGCAGCGTGCCGCCGGCCAGCATGCCGACGATGAAGACCCACGCCGCGGTGGACATGCCGATCGGAAGATCGTCGTGCCAAAGGGTTTGCGCGCCGAACCGGAGGGCGCACCCGGCGACGGCGACGTAGCCGGCCACCAGCGCCCACCGCGGGCGCACGGCGAGGCGGGTCTCGCCGTCGATCCGGCCGCAGTCCGGGCAGGCGCCCCGCAGCCATCGCCGGCGCGTGAGCGTGAGCCTGGCGAACGCGAGGCCGGTCAGGGCGCACCCGAGCCGCAGGAGGAACGGCTGGAGGGCGAACGGCAGCTCCAGTCCGGGCAGGGCGATGGCGACCAGGTCGAGGACGAGCACGAAGCCCAGCGCGGTCAGCACGGCCGCCACCGCCCATCCTGCCGCGAGCACGGCCCGGTCGGCCCTGGGCGCGAAGGCGGCCAGCGCACCGAGCAGGCAGACCGCGGCGACGGCCCAGCCGGGTACCGCGGACAGGTCCGCGTGGCGATCACCGCCGGGAAGCGGCACGAGGAGCCGGAGGGCTCCGTAAGCGAGGGTCCAGCAGCCGAGGACAATGGCCCAGGGGCGCGTGCTTGTCGTGTTCACCGGCTGAGCGTCGGCCGAGCGGGGTGCCCGGCACTTCCACCGCGCGAGCGAGCCGCCTCCCTCTCAGGTCGGAAATCCGGCTCTGACCTGCGGTTATGGTACTAAGTACACCCGGTGTCGAGTGGCCGGGAACCGCCCTGTAATCTTGTTTTCACAACGCGGGGTGGAGCAGCTCGGTAGCTCGCTGGGCTCATAACCCAGAGGTCGCAGGTTCAAATCCTGTCCCCGCTACCACCGAAGAGGCCCGGTTCGTTTCGACGAACCGGGCCTCTTCGTTTGTGTTCGCTCCGTGTCCGGTCGTGTGCCGATGGTTGCGCTCGAGTCCATATTGGGCTGTCGGGGTGGCGAGTGGACAGTCCTTCTCGCACATGGTGCGCCTATTCGCACCTGGTGCAATTTTTGTGGACGAACGAACTCAGCAACCTTGGCCGAGTCCTCGGCCGACACACTGGCCGACCGTGCGGTGTGATGACGTTTCCGCTGGTCAGGACCATGAAAGCAACTGTCACCTCGAGTTGACGTTGGGTGTCCGTCCATTATGGACTCGATCGCACACTAGGCCGAAAGGGGGTTTTCCGGCGGAAGTGAACTAGCCATTGTGGACTCAACGGCTGGCCACTGTGGACAGAACTGGGGAGAAGTGGGAACGTAGAAGGCGTGTCCGATTTGAATGCAACAGCCGCAGCCCTGCTCGGTCTGCTCCACGACGGCCCGGCCACCGGCGGGCAGCTCGTCGCGGGAGCGGAGGAACGATTCGGCGCCTTCTTCAGCGTCACGCGCAGCCAGGTCTACCGGGAACTCCCGGCGCTGGCGAAGGAAGGCCTGGTCCGTCTCGGCAAGCAGGGACCGCGCTCCAGTCAGCAGTACGTGATCACCGCCGCGGGCAAGAAGGCCTTCAAGGCGTGGCTGTCCTCCGACGCCGGGCCCGACCACCTTCGCAGCCCGCTGATCCTCCGCCTGGTGCACGCCGGCACCTTGACGGCGAAGCAGCGCTCGAGCCTCGTCGAGCAGGCCCGCGGGGCCTACGCCGAGGACCTCGACGCGGCCAAGGCGGCGATCAAGGCGGCCGAGGACCCCTACGCGAAGGCGGTGGCCGAGTTCGGCCAGGCGCACGCGAAGGCGGCCCTCAAGCTGGTCGACGCGATCCCGCAAGCCTGAACAGCGGAGTTCGCGGCCGGTTTTCTGCGACCGGCCGCGGCTCTCCGCCGTCGAAAACCGGCCTGAAGCGATCCGTTGAGGGTGGCGGCTGGGAGACGCGATGGCGTTCCCGTAACGTGGAGCGGCGTGAGCGCCGAGTTTGAAGCAGAGCTGAAGGACGTCGCCGGCACGCTGGCCCAGATCGAGTCCGTGATGGATCTGGACGCGTTGCGGGCGGATGTCGCCTCGCTGGAGGAGCAGGCGTCGAAGCCCGATCTCTGGGACAACCCGGAGGCCGCGCAGAAGATCACCAGCCAGCTCTCGCACAAGCAGAACGAGCTGCGCCGGGTCTCCGAGCTGCGTCAGCGGGTGGACGACCTCGGCGTGCTCTACGAGCTGGCCGAGGCCGAGGACGACACCGCCAGCAAGGCCGAGGCCGAGGCCGACCTGGCCAAGCTGCGGCAGGAGATCGCCGCCCTCGAGGTGCGCACCCTGCTCTCCGGTGAGTACGACGAGCGCAACGCCGTGGTGACCATCCGGTCCGAGGCCGGCGGCGTCGACGCGGCCGACTGGGCCGAGATGCTGCTGCGCATGTACCTGCGCTGGTCGGAACGGCACGACTACCCGACCGACGTGTACGACATCTCCTACGCCGAAGAGGCCGGGATCAAGTCCGCCACCTTCAAGGTGAGCGCCCCCTACGTCTACGGCACGCTCTCGGTCGAGCAGGGCACGCACCGGCTGGTGCGCATCTCCCCGTTCGACAACCAGGGCCGCCGCCAGACCTCCTTCGCCCACGTCGAGGTGCTGCCCGAGGTCGAGGAGGTCGACCACGTCGACATCCCGGAGAAGGACATCCGGGTCGACGTGTTCCGCTCGTCGGGCCCCGGCGGGCAGAGCGTGAACACCACCGACTCGGCCGTGCGCATCACGCACGGCCCGACCGGCATCGTGGTCTCCTGCCAGAACGAGAAGTCGCAGCTGCAGAACAAGGCGGCCGCGATGAAGGTGCTCCAGGCCAAGCTGCTGCAGCGGAAGAAGGAAGAGGAGCGCGCCGAGCTGAACGCGCTCAAGGACGGCGGCTCCAGCTGGGGCAACCAGATGCGCTCCTACGTGCTGCACCCGTACCAGATGGTCAAGGACCTGCGCACCGAGTTCGAGGTGGGCAACCCCAGCTCGGTGCTCGACGGCGACATCGACGGCTTCCTCGAAGCCGGCATCCGCTGGCGGAAGCAGACCGAGAACGCCTGAGCGCCGGGCGCCGCCCGGGAGGTGGCAACCTAGGCTTAACGGGTGACTGAGTAGGATGACGCACCGTGATCCGGCTCGAAGAGGTATCCAAGGTCTACAAGACGTCGACCCGCCCCGCCCTCGAACGGGTGTCCGTCGAGGTGGACAAGGGTGAGTTCGTCTTCCTGATCGGCCCGTCGGGGTCCGGCAAGTCGACGTTCCTCCGGCTGCTCCTCCGCGAGGAGGTGCCCTCCCAGGGCCGGGTGATGGTCTCCAACTTCGACGTGGCCAAGATGGCCCGGCGCCGGGTCCCCCGCCTGCGCCAGACCA
The genomic region above belongs to Amycolatopsis sp. YIM 10 and contains:
- a CDS encoding YafY family protein, translating into MRASRLVSMLLLLQARGRMTARELAAELEVSVRTIYRDAESLHAAGIPLYGDAGPSGGYQLLDGYRTRLTGLTAEEAETLFLTGLPGPAAELGLAQVAGAAQLKVLASMPAELRERAGRIASRFHLDAPGWYSDAEETPHLAAAADAVWTKRALHVRYHRWREPRDVERTLHPYGLVLKAGRWYLVASSGERTATYRVNQILELSEGERFERPPEFDLAAYWAAYRADFQARRQRGAAVIRLSPSGAEQFPDAYSADVVKAFAESAGEPGEDGWVTGTIPIESIAYTAGYLLRLGPEVEVLDPPELRDRITQLVDGLSKLYER
- a CDS encoding PadR family transcriptional regulator, which encodes MSDLNATAAALLGLLHDGPATGGQLVAGAEERFGAFFSVTRSQVYRELPALAKEGLVRLGKQGPRSSQQYVITAAGKKAFKAWLSSDAGPDHLRSPLILRLVHAGTLTAKQRSSLVEQARGAYAEDLDAAKAAIKAAEDPYAKAVAEFGQAHAKAALKLVDAIPQA
- the prfB gene encoding peptide chain release factor 2, translating into MSAEFEAELKDVAGTLAQIESVMDLDALRADVASLEEQASKPDLWDNPEAAQKITSQLSHKQNELRRVSELRQRVDDLGVLYELAEAEDDTASKAEAEADLAKLRQEIAALEVRTLLSGEYDERNAVVTIRSEAGGVDAADWAEMLLRMYLRWSERHDYPTDVYDISYAEEAGIKSATFKVSAPYVYGTLSVEQGTHRLVRISPFDNQGRRQTSFAHVEVLPEVEEVDHVDIPEKDIRVDVFRSSGPGGQSVNTTDSAVRITHGPTGIVVSCQNEKSQLQNKAAAMKVLQAKLLQRKKEEERAELNALKDGGSSWGNQMRSYVLHPYQMVKDLRTEFEVGNPSSVLDGDIDGFLEAGIRWRKQTENA